In Streptomyces nojiriensis, one genomic interval encodes:
- the dapB gene encoding 4-hydroxy-tetrahydrodipicolinate reductase has protein sequence MSKLRVAVLGAQGRIGAEAVKAVEAAEDMELVAALGRGDKLETLAEAGAQVAVELTTPASVMGNLDFLIRHGIHGVVGTTGWTEDRLAQLGTWLDGSPETGVLIAPNFSIGAVLTMKFAAQAARYFESVEVVELHHPNKVDAPSGTATRTAQLIAAARAEAGLGAQPDATATALDGARGADVDGVPVHAVRLRGLLAHQEVLLGGEGETLTIRHDSLHHSSFMPGILLGVRRVAQTPGLTFGLEHFLDLG, from the coding sequence ATGAGCAAGCTGCGCGTGGCAGTCCTCGGGGCCCAGGGCCGCATCGGGGCCGAGGCCGTCAAGGCGGTCGAGGCCGCCGAGGACATGGAACTGGTCGCGGCGCTCGGCCGCGGCGACAAGCTGGAGACGCTGGCCGAGGCCGGCGCCCAGGTCGCGGTCGAGCTGACCACCCCGGCATCGGTGATGGGGAACCTGGACTTCCTCATCCGTCACGGCATCCACGGCGTGGTCGGTACCACCGGCTGGACCGAGGACCGCCTCGCGCAGCTGGGCACCTGGCTCGACGGTTCGCCGGAGACCGGTGTGCTCATCGCCCCGAACTTCTCCATCGGCGCCGTCCTCACCATGAAGTTCGCCGCCCAGGCCGCCCGCTACTTCGAGTCCGTCGAGGTCGTCGAGCTGCACCACCCCAACAAGGTCGACGCCCCCTCCGGCACGGCGACCCGTACGGCGCAGCTCATCGCGGCCGCCCGTGCCGAGGCCGGCCTCGGCGCCCAGCCCGACGCCACCGCCACCGCCCTCGACGGCGCGCGCGGTGCGGACGTCGACGGCGTCCCGGTGCACGCAGTCCGCCTGCGCGGCCTGCTGGCCCACCAGGAGGTGCTCCTCGGCGGCGAGGGCGAGACCCTGACCATCCGTCACGATTCCCTGCACCACAGCAGCTTCATGCCGGGCATCCTGCTCGGCGTGCGCCGAGTGGCGCAGACCCCGGGCCTCACCTTCGGCCTGGAACACTTCCTCGACCTGGGCTGA
- the thyX gene encoding FAD-dependent thymidylate synthase, with the protein MSETAASDLKPSFRSDVTVELVKHSAADSDVLWAARVSTAGEQSLEELQKDPERSKGLINYLMRDRHGSPFEHNSMTFFISAPIFVFREFMRHRVGWSYNEESGRYRELEPVFYVPDAERKLVQEGRPGKYVFVEGTQAQQELTGRVMEDSYVQAYEAYREMLAAGVAREVARSVLPVGLFSSMYATCNARSLMHFLGLRTQHELAAVPSFPQREIEMVGEKMEQHWAKLMPLTYAAYNGNGRVAP; encoded by the coding sequence GTGAGCGAAACCGCCGCTTCAGATCTGAAACCCAGCTTCCGCAGCGACGTGACGGTGGAGCTGGTGAAGCACTCCGCCGCCGACTCCGACGTACTGTGGGCCGCTCGCGTCTCCACGGCCGGCGAGCAGTCGCTGGAGGAGCTGCAGAAGGACCCGGAGCGCTCCAAGGGCCTCATCAACTACCTGATGCGCGACCGCCACGGCAGCCCGTTCGAGCACAACTCGATGACCTTCTTCATCAGCGCCCCGATCTTCGTCTTCCGCGAGTTCATGCGCCACCGCGTGGGCTGGTCGTACAACGAAGAGTCGGGCCGCTACAGGGAGCTCGAACCGGTCTTCTACGTCCCGGACGCCGAGCGCAAGCTGGTCCAGGAGGGCCGCCCGGGCAAGTACGTCTTCGTCGAGGGCACCCAGGCGCAGCAGGAACTGACCGGCCGCGTCATGGAGGACTCCTACGTCCAGGCCTACGAGGCCTACCGCGAGATGCTCGCCGCGGGCGTGGCCCGGGAGGTCGCCCGTTCGGTCCTGCCGGTCGGTCTTTTCTCCTCGATGTACGCCACCTGCAACGCGCGCTCGCTGATGCACTTCCTCGGTCTGCGTACGCAGCACGAGCTCGCGGCGGTCCCGTCCTTCCCGCAGCGGGAGATCGAGATGGTCGGCGAGAAGATGGAGCAGCACTGGGCGAAGCTCATGCCGCTGACGTACGCGGCCTACAACGGCAACGGGCGCGTTGCCCCGTAA
- a CDS encoding M16 family metallopeptidase → MMSRSSRVTARPSSEGRAVARTQTLLKGSNGIGTVRRTVLPGGLRIVTETLPSVRSATFGIWAHVGSRDETPTLNGATHYLEHLLFKGTHQRSALDISSAIDAVGGEMNAFTAKEYTCYYARVLDTDLPLAIDVVCDMLTGSLIREEDVDAERGVILEEIAMTEDDPGDMVHDLFAQTMYGDTPLGRPVLGTVDTINALGADRIRRFYKKHYDPTHLVVAAAGNVDHNKVVRQVRAAFEKAGALTRTDAEPIGPRSGAKRIRTAGRVDLVNRKTEQAHVVLGMPGLARTDERRWALGVLNTALGGGMSSRLFQEVREKRGLAYSVYSYTSGFADTGLFGVYAGCRPNQVHDVLRICRDELDKVAAEGLADEEIKRAIGQLSGSTVLGLEDTGAIMNRIGKSELCWGDQMSVDDMLARIAAVTPDEIRSVAQDVLAQRPSLAVIGPLKEKQAARLDEAVA, encoded by the coding sequence GTGATGTCGCGTAGTTCCCGTGTGACGGCCCGCCCCTCTTCGGAGGGGCGGGCCGTCGCCCGTACCCAAACCCTCCTCAAGGGCAGCAACGGCATCGGCACCGTCCGGCGCACGGTCCTGCCCGGCGGACTGCGCATCGTCACCGAGACGCTGCCCTCCGTCCGCTCCGCCACCTTCGGCATCTGGGCGCACGTCGGCTCCCGTGACGAGACGCCCACGCTGAACGGCGCCACGCACTACCTGGAGCACCTCCTCTTCAAGGGCACGCACCAGCGCAGCGCCCTCGACATCTCCTCCGCGATCGACGCGGTCGGCGGCGAGATGAACGCCTTCACGGCGAAGGAGTACACCTGCTACTACGCCCGGGTGCTCGACACCGACCTGCCGCTGGCCATCGACGTGGTCTGCGACATGCTCACCGGCTCGCTGATCCGCGAGGAGGACGTCGACGCCGAGCGCGGCGTCATCCTCGAAGAGATCGCGATGACCGAGGACGACCCGGGCGACATGGTGCACGACCTGTTCGCGCAGACCATGTACGGGGACACCCCGCTGGGCCGCCCCGTCCTCGGCACCGTCGACACGATCAACGCGCTCGGCGCCGACCGGATCCGCCGCTTCTACAAGAAGCACTACGACCCGACGCACCTGGTCGTGGCCGCTGCCGGCAACGTCGACCACAACAAGGTCGTGCGTCAGGTCCGCGCGGCCTTCGAGAAGGCCGGTGCGCTGACCCGCACCGACGCCGAGCCGATCGGCCCCCGCAGCGGCGCCAAGCGCATCCGCACCGCCGGCCGCGTCGACCTCGTGAACCGCAAGACCGAGCAGGCGCACGTGGTCCTCGGCATGCCCGGCCTCGCCCGTACCGACGAGCGCCGCTGGGCGCTGGGCGTGCTGAACACCGCCCTCGGCGGCGGCATGTCCTCGCGCCTCTTCCAGGAGGTCCGGGAGAAGCGCGGCCTCGCCTACAGCGTGTACTCGTACACCTCGGGCTTCGCCGACACCGGCCTGTTCGGCGTGTACGCGGGCTGCCGCCCCAACCAGGTGCACGACGTGCTCCGGATCTGCCGCGACGAGCTCGACAAGGTCGCGGCCGAAGGACTGGCCGACGAGGAGATCAAGCGGGCCATCGGCCAGCTCTCCGGATCCACCGTCCTCGGGCTGGAGGACACCGGCGCGATCATGAACCGCATCGGCAAGAGCGAGCTGTGCTGGGGCGACCAGATGTCGGTCGACGACATGCTGGCCCGGATCGCCGCCGTGACCCCGGACGAGATCCGCTCGGTGGCACAAGATGTACTGGCCCAGCGGCCCTCGCTCGCGGTGATCGGCCCGCTGAAGGAGAAGCAGGCCGCCCGTCTCGACGAAGCGGTCGCCTAG
- a CDS encoding polyribonucleotide nucleotidyltransferase gives MENETHYAEAVIDNGSFGTRTIRFETGRLARQAAGSAVAYLDDDTMVLSATTASKKPKDQLDFFPLTVDVEERQYAAGKIPGSFFRREGRPSEDAILTCRLIDRPLRPSFKKGLRNEIQVVATIMALNPDHLYDVVAINAASASTQLAGLPFSGPIGGVRVALIRGQWVAFPTHTELEDAVFDMVVAGRVLEDGDVAIMMVEAEATEKTIALVKGGAEAPTEEIVASGLDAAKPFIKVLCKAQADLAAKAAKPEGEFPVFLDYQDDVYEALAAAVKGDLSQALTIAGKQDREAELDRVKEIAAEKLLPAFEGREKEISAAYRSLTKALVRERVIKDKVRIDGRGLTDIRTLAAEVEAIPRVHGSALFERGETQILGVTTLNMLRMEQQLDTLSPVTRKRYMHNYNFPPYSVGETGRVGSPKRREIGHGALAERAIVPVLPTREEFPYAIRQVSEALGSNGSTSMGSVCASTMSLLNAGVPLKAPVAGIAMGLISQEIDGKTHYVALTDILGAEDAFGDMDFKVAGTKEFVTALQLDTKLDGIPASVLAAALKQARDARLHILDVMMEAIDTPDAMSPFAPRIITVKIPVDKIGEVIGPKGKMINQIQEDTGAEITIEDDGTIYIGAADGPAAEAARATINSIANPTMPEVGERYLGTVVKTTTFGAFVSLMPGKDGLLHISQIRKLAGGKRVENVEDVLAVGTKVQVEIAEIDQRGKLSLIPVIDGEAAGDDADKDDSDK, from the coding sequence GTGGAGAACGAGACCCACTACGCCGAGGCCGTCATTGACAACGGTTCCTTCGGCACCCGCACCATCCGCTTCGAGACGGGCCGTCTGGCCCGCCAGGCCGCCGGCTCCGCCGTTGCCTACCTGGACGACGACACGATGGTGCTGTCCGCCACCACCGCGTCGAAGAAGCCCAAGGACCAGCTCGACTTCTTCCCCCTGACGGTGGACGTCGAGGAGCGGCAGTACGCGGCCGGCAAGATCCCCGGCTCCTTCTTCCGCCGTGAGGGCCGCCCCTCCGAGGACGCGATCCTCACCTGCCGCCTGATCGACCGCCCGCTGCGCCCGTCCTTCAAGAAGGGCCTGCGCAACGAGATCCAGGTCGTCGCCACGATCATGGCGCTCAACCCCGACCACCTGTACGACGTCGTCGCGATCAACGCCGCGTCCGCGTCCACCCAGCTGGCCGGCCTGCCCTTCTCCGGCCCGATCGGCGGCGTCCGCGTCGCGCTGATCCGCGGCCAGTGGGTGGCCTTCCCGACGCACACCGAGCTCGAGGACGCCGTCTTCGACATGGTCGTCGCGGGCCGCGTCCTGGAGGACGGCGACGTCGCGATCATGATGGTCGAGGCCGAGGCCACCGAGAAGACCATCGCCCTCGTCAAGGGCGGCGCCGAGGCGCCGACCGAGGAGATCGTGGCCTCCGGCCTCGACGCCGCGAAGCCCTTCATCAAGGTCCTCTGCAAGGCCCAGGCCGACCTGGCCGCCAAGGCCGCGAAGCCCGAGGGCGAGTTCCCGGTCTTCCTGGACTACCAGGACGACGTGTACGAGGCCCTCGCGGCCGCCGTCAAGGGTGACCTCTCCCAGGCGCTGACCATCGCGGGCAAGCAGGACCGCGAGGCCGAGCTGGACCGCGTCAAGGAGATCGCCGCCGAGAAGCTCCTCCCGGCCTTCGAGGGCCGCGAGAAGGAGATCTCCGCCGCCTACCGCAGCCTGACCAAGGCCCTGGTCCGCGAGCGCGTCATCAAGGACAAGGTCCGCATCGACGGCCGCGGGCTCACGGACATCCGTACCCTCGCCGCCGAGGTCGAGGCCATCCCGCGCGTGCACGGCTCGGCGCTGTTCGAGCGTGGCGAGACCCAGATCCTGGGCGTCACCACCCTCAACATGCTCCGCATGGAGCAGCAGCTGGACACCCTCTCCCCGGTGACCCGCAAGCGCTACATGCACAACTACAACTTCCCGCCGTACTCCGTCGGCGAGACCGGCCGCGTCGGTTCGCCGAAGCGCCGCGAGATCGGCCACGGCGCGCTCGCCGAGCGCGCGATCGTGCCGGTCCTCCCGACCCGCGAGGAGTTCCCCTACGCGATCCGCCAGGTGTCCGAGGCCCTCGGCTCCAACGGTTCGACGTCCATGGGCTCGGTCTGCGCCTCCACCATGTCGCTGCTGAACGCCGGTGTGCCCCTCAAGGCCCCCGTCGCCGGTATCGCCATGGGCCTGATCTCCCAGGAGATCGACGGCAAGACCCACTACGTCGCCCTCACCGACATCCTCGGTGCGGAGGACGCCTTCGGCGACATGGACTTCAAGGTCGCCGGCACCAAGGAGTTCGTCACCGCGCTCCAGCTGGACACCAAGCTCGACGGCATCCCGGCCTCCGTCCTGGCCGCGGCCCTCAAGCAGGCCCGCGACGCCCGCCTCCACATCCTCGACGTGATGATGGAAGCGATCGACACGCCGGACGCGATGTCCCCGTTCGCCCCGCGGATCATCACCGTCAAGATCCCGGTGGACAAGATCGGTGAGGTCATCGGCCCCAAGGGCAAGATGATCAACCAGATCCAGGAGGACACCGGCGCCGAGATCACGATCGAGGACGACGGCACCATCTACATCGGTGCCGCCGACGGCCCGGCCGCCGAGGCCGCCCGCGCCACGATCAACTCGATCGCCAACCCGACCATGCCGGAGGTCGGCGAGCGCTACCTGGGTACGGTCGTCAAGACCACCACCTTCGGTGCCTTCGTCTCCCTGATGCCCGGCAAGGACGGCCTGCTGCACATCTCGCAGATCCGCAAGCTCGCCGGTGGCAAGCGCGTGGAGAACGTCGAGGACGTGCTCGCGGTCGGCACCAAGGTCCAGGTGGAGATCGCCGAGATCGACCAGCGCGGCAAGCTCTCCCTGATCCCCGTGATCGACGGCGAGGCCGCCGGTGACGACGCTGACAAGGACGACTCCGACAAGTGA